From Pempheris klunzingeri isolate RE-2024b chromosome 18, fPemKlu1.hap1, whole genome shotgun sequence, a single genomic window includes:
- the ufl1 gene encoding E3 UFM1-protein ligase 1 — protein MAADWEEIRRLAADFQRAQFADTVQRLSERNCIEIISKLVQDKKLDVVHTLDGKEYITPAQISKEIRDELYVHGGRVNIVDLQQIINVDWVHVESRANDIAKSDKGVQLVLGQLIDDTYLDRLAEEVNDKLQEAGLISIAELCKTYDLPGDFLSEELSKRLGKLIQGEMDQYNRGVIFTPAFVARHKAKIRGLFSAITRPTPVSSMIGAFGFQEHLLYSVLEEFVNSGRLKGSVVGGRQDKAVYIPDIYAKTQNAWVDSFLQQNGYLEFDALLRLGIPDPPTYIKKRFKSKRLLFLRAACVGQALVDQVEASVEEAVSSATWSDIQPILPSCLSVEDIGILINQAMRNTNVQSSARVLGGTVVVSEKFISNCLSVFDEVMQQKAQKEVKNNPVFLISEEDLKQASLLTDGAAPSKKEKREAERRKKASEGSGSVKAGGGGNAREIRIRKTKKKGRKDEDSDEETGPSQQNRSKQTAAPFMAQEEIVAVLEERVSDCPEEILSELAEHLVRPLNKAYQEVLRTVFMSSTSSPSGANKKKSMKDLQEEVTNLYNNIRLFEKGTKFFSDETQVHIAKHVLKTLCTDVTNILVNFLAADMMMSVEDPSTITNEVRMKILGKLPEETKGPLMKLHNCLNSKTIEDFLTNIESSAEVCGFMLRKGDKKKERQALFMHRQALTEQLKQTEDPALVLHLTSVLLFQASTHCMLHAPGRCVPQIIGTLTSRIPTEQQQLLSAYQSLVVKQLVSQSRKQEEAVGNEAVEAEEDGEARSVRSQLMVLMPQVKDLVLSQGRTPVTEE, from the exons ATGGCGGCCGACTGGGAAGAAATTCGACGGCTTGCTGCAGATTTTCAGAGAGCGCAGTTTGCTGACACAGTGCAAAG GCTGTCAGAGAGGAACTGCattgaaatcatttcaaaacTGGTCCAAGACAAGAAGCTGGACGTGGTGCACACACTTGATGGGAAGGAGTACATCACCCCAGCTCAAATCAGCAAGGAGATCCGGGATGAACTCTACGTCCATGGAG GCCGAGTCAACATCGTGGACCTCCAGCAG ATTATCAACGTGGATTGGGTCCATGTTGAAAGTAGAGCAAATGACATTGCAAAGTCGGATAAAGGCGTTCAGCTTGTACTGGGACAGCTTATTGATGA CACGTACCTGGACCGTTTGGCTGAGGAGGTGAATGACAAACTGCAGGAGGCTGGTTTGATCAGTATTGCAGAACTGTGTAAAACCTACGACCTCCCAGGAGATTTCCTATCTGAG GAGTTGTCAAAGCGTCTTGGGAAGCTTATCCAAGGAGAAATGGACCAGTACAACAGAGGGGTCATATTTACTCCAGCTTTTGTTGCTCGCCACAAAGCCAAGATACGAGGGCTTTTCAGCGCCATCACAAG GCCAACACCTGTCAGCAGTATGATTGGAGCGTTTGGTTTTCAGGAACATCTTCTTTACT CTGTCCTGGAGGAGTTTGTGAATTCTGGACGCCTAAAAGGAAGCGTGGTTGGGGGTCGGCAGGACAAAGCTGTGTACATCCCTGATATTTATGCCAAAACGCAGAATGCCTGGGTGGACTCCTTCCTCCAGCAGAACGGCTACTTAG AATTTGATGCATTGCTCAGACTGGGGATCCCTGACCCTCCCACCTACATCAAGAAACGCTTCAAGTCCAAGAGGCTGCTTTTCCTCAGAGCAGCCTGTGTGGGTCAGGCTCTGGTGGACCAGGTGGAggcctctgtggaggaggcCGTCAGCTCCGCCACATGGAGTGACATACAG CCGATTTTGCCCAGCTGCCTGTCGGTGGAGGACATCGGGATCTTGATCAACCAGGCCATGAGGAACACAAATGTCCAGTCGTCTGCCAGAGTTCTGGGGGGCACGGTCGTCGTCAGTGAGAAGTTCATCAGCAACTGCCTCTCTGTATTTGATGAAGTCatgcagcagaaagctcagaAG GAGGTCAAGAACAATCCAGTTTTTCTGATATCTGAAGAGGATCTGAAGCAAGCATCCCTGCTGACTGACGGCGCAGCACCTtctaaaaaggagaagagagaagcagAGCGCAGGAAGAAGGCTAGTG AGGGCAGCGGCAGTGTGAAAGCAGGCGGGGGAGGCAACGCCAGAGAGATCCGCATTCGCAAAACCAAAAAGAAGGGAAGGAAAGATGAGGACAGCGATGAGGAAACCGGACCTTCGCAGCAAA ATCGCAGCAAACAGACTGCAGCCCCCTTTATGGCCCAGGAGGAGATTGTAGCTGTTTtagaggagagagtgagtgacTGCCCTGAAGAAATCCTCTCTGAGCTGGCAGAGCATTTAGTAAG GCCTCTGAATAAAGCCTATCAGGAGGTGCTGCGGACCGTGTTCATGTCCTCCACGAGCTCTCCGTCTGGGGCCAACAAGAAGAAAAGCATGAAGGATCTACAGGAGGAGGTCACCAACCTGTACAACAACATCCGACTCTTTGAAAAAGGCACCAAGTTCTTCTCGG ATGAAACCCAGGTCCACATTGCAAAGCACGTTCTGAAGACCCTGTGCACAGATGTCACCAACATCCTGGTCAACTTCCTGGCTGCTGACATGATGATGTCCGTGGAGGATCCCAGCACCATCACCAACGAG GTCAGAATGAAGATTTTGGGCAAGCTGCCAGAGGAGACCAAAGGACCTCTTATGAAGCTGCACAACTGCCTGAACAGCAAA ACTATTGAAGACTTTTTGACCAACATAGAGTCCAGTGCAGAGGTGTGTGGCTTCATGCTGAGGAAGGGAgataagaaaaaagagag GCAGGCCCTGTTCATGCACCGTCAGGCTCTCACTGAGCAGCTGAAGCAGACGGAAGATCCAGCTCTGGTCCTCCACCTGACCAGCGTGCTGCTGTTTCAGGCCAGCACCCACTGCATGCTGCACGCCCCCGGACGCTGTGTGCCTCAGATCATCGGCACCCTCACAAGCAGAATACCCACG gagcagcagcagctgctgtctgcctATCAAAGTCTGGTGGTGAAGCAGCTGGTGAGCcagagcaggaagcaggaggaggccGTGGGCAACGAAGCAGTGGAGGCGGAGGAGGACGGGGAGGCCAGAAGCGTCCGCTCACAGCTCATGGTCCTGATGCCACAGGTCAAGGATCTGGTGCTGTCTCAGGGGAGAACGCCCGTAACAGAGGAGTGA